Below is a window of Paramisgurnus dabryanus chromosome 20, PD_genome_1.1, whole genome shotgun sequence DNA.
CCTAATGTACACTGATTTGACAAAAACTGAACACTGTcaattgtaaataaaatgtatgtcATGTTCATTCATTTTAAGATAAAGAGATTAAGTGTTGTATATTTGCCACAAAGATGCACAAACATTCATGCTGGATAAATGAATCACACCAACCTGGATTGcatataaaaatccatacatCCTGTAAAGCAAAAAGTATTCAAACCTGCAGATACAGCATTTACCTTTCGAGATGATGACATATATTTGTGAGTCTACAACCCTTTAATCTTCATGTCATGATTGTGTAAGATTCAGGGTGCTTAACATTGGGGGGTTTAGAAAGTATCTCTACTCAATCAGGTTAGATATCTGTATCAGGGGTTAAAGTTGCTCCTCTGGCAttggttgtttttagtagaGATTAGTCGCGTGTGAACTGCCGGGGATGAATGGGTTGTGTTATGTCAACAGTATTATTGTGTAGGAGCAGTTGTTAGGTGTAGTCAATCGTGATCTGAGTTAGAGAGCTTGACCTTTGGGGATTCTGCAGGGATTATTCTTATCTTTTGGTCTTTTCTGCACCCGACCAGCAGACACAACGGCTCTTCTGGTTCTGCACCACAGAAGTAAAGCATGAAAGTCACATCTCTAAAAACCCCTGAGTCATGATGGTGTGGATGTTTTGAACGCCGGCCTCCTGTGGGCTTTTTTAGTGTCGTTGCAAAAACCATAATCTCTGTTGCACAACATTGATGATTGTGCTAAACTTGAAACATCTACAGTATTTCATGCAACTGGTCACTGCTGTACATCAGCTTTTCAATGCAACCAAATATGTATATAATACAGGAATATCCGAATAGGATTCGAATAGGATTTTTACgtgggctgtcaaaagattaatcgcatacaaaattaaagtttgtttttgcgtaatatatgtgtgtgcactgtgtccAATTATATGTGTCACatatataattacacacagtgcacacacatatattatgcaaaaacaaacttttattttgtatgcgattaatcaaaATAACATTGTGTGAGTTGTGCACAGGaaataaacacacatgcatgtataaaattaagaattttttatatatatttttatttatatataatgtaaagtatatcaaaataataaaaaaataaataaaaaatattcttaaatatattcatgcatgcatgtttgtattttcatatacaaaataattacacacagtgcacacacatattatgcaaaaacaaacttttattttgtatgtgattaatcaaaATAACATTATGTGTGCAGTGCAcagtgtgtaattattttgtatatgtaaatacacacacatgcatgtataaaatTAAGAcattatatataatgtaaagtatatcaaaataatacaaaaatatataaaaaaattcttaaaaatattcttaaatgcatgcatgcatctgtgtgtattttcatatacaaaataattacacacagtgcacacacatattatgcaaaaacaaacttttattttgtatgcgattaatcaaaATAACATTATGTGTGCAGTGCAcggtgtgtaattattttgtatatgtaaatacacacacatgcatgtataaaattaagacatttttatgtatatattttttatttatatataatgtaaagtatatcaaaatatataaaaaaatattcttaaatacatacatgcatgtgtgtgtattttcatatacaaaataattactcacagtgcacacacacatattatgcaaaaacaaacttttattttgtatgcgattaatcaaaATAACATTGTGTGAGTTGTGCACAGGaaataaacacacatgcatgtataaaattaagaattttttatatatatttttatttatatataatgtaaagtatatcaaaataataaaaaaataaataaaaaatattcttaaatatattcatgcatgcatgtttgtattttcatatacaaaataattacacacagtgcacacacatattatgcaaaaacaaacttttattttgtatgtgattaatcaaaATAACATTATGTGTGCAGTGCAcagtgtgtaattattttgtatatgtaaatacacacacatgcatgtataaaatTAAGAcattatatataatgtaaagtatatcaaaataatacaaaaatatataaaaaaattcttaaaaatattcttaaatgcatgcatgcatctgtgtgtattttcatatacaaaataattacacacagtgcacacacatattatgcaaaaacaaacttttattttgtatgcgattaatcaaaATAACATTATGTGTGCAGTGCAcggtgtgtaattattttgtatatgtaaatacacacacatgcatgtataaaattaagacatttttatgtatatattttttatttatatataatgtaaagtatatcaaaatatataaaaaaatattcttaaatacatacatgcatgtgtgtgtattttcatatacaaaataattacacacagtgcacacacacatattatgcaaaaacaaactttttgtatgtgattaattgcaattaatcttttgacatgaGCAATATCTGATCCAATATCTTATTTTGATCTGATCCTCTTTAGTATAGTTCACAGGTCATAAATATAAACAGCCCTGATTAAATGAGGAAGCCTGGCTGTAACACACCCAATATTTTGCCTGTTAGAATAGTTAAAATCCTCTTTCTCTACCTTTTTTCTTAGCATACAGAACAGATGACTCTCAACCCTGGGTTCTTCCCGTGGTAAGAAAAGTGGAGAAGATGATCGCAGATGATCATAGTTTGAACCACGAGTACCTTCCCATCTTGGGCCTTCCAGAGTTTCGCTCCAGCGCTTCAAAGATCGCTCTGGGTGCCGACAGTCCTGCCATCAGTGAGAAGAGGGTGAGAAGAAATAACATACCTGAATTGAATCGACTccagaataaaaatataaatgtttatacttTGTTACAGATCGATCAGCGTGACTCTAATGGAAAGATTTTTTGCTGTGTTTTATTGTAGGTAGGTGCTGTTCAGTGTTTAGGCGGTACTGGTGCTCTAAAGATCGGTGCAGAGTTTCTTCGCCGTTGGTACAATGGAACCGACAACACAAAAACTCCAGTTTATGTATCTGCACCCACATGGGGTAAGGACAGGACCGGATCACACACAGAAAACACTAAAACATATCCGTCAAAGTGGTTAGCCATACTTCACGCTCATGTTTTATCTGCTCTGTATTCTGATGCAGGTTGTTTCTAGCAATCTCAATAGCTACTGTAAATCATACATTTGAATGAAGTTTGTTGTATATTTTAGAGAATCACAATGCAGTTTTCTCTAATGCTGGATTTGAGGACATCCGTCCATACAAATATTGGGATGCAGGAAAGCGAGGACTGGATCAGGCTGGTTTGTTGGGTGATCTGGAGGTTAGCTGTGATCTTTGAGATTTTATTGCCTTTTAACTAaatagtaacactttacaataagcttGTATTAGTagacattagtaaatgcattaactgacatgaacaatatagttttttagcatttattaGCTTTTGTTATTACACAGCTCTCTAAAATGCAAGATTCTGATTGGACAGTTGCGACATTCCAAGGTTTGTGCTTTTCAGATCGCAAAAATAAGCCCCGACTGATCACGCTGtcataacaacctgctgcctataaATTACCCCttattgttagttaatgtcaatacagttattcatgttagttcatggtgcattaactaatgttaactgtttaaactagtgctgggcaaagattaatcgcatacaaaataaaagtttatttttgcataatatatgtgtgtgtgctgtgtgtaattagtATGTATATACACCaatttcagaattttttatatatagtaataaaaaaaattatatagaatatatcaaatataaataaataaaaaatacatgtatGCTATGGGATTTCTTTACCAGTTATTGATAAAACTTATCAAAGACCTTTGATTATGTGTAGAACAAAGTGCCTGAAATTAGTACCGTAATTTCCGGACTATAAGCCATATCATTAAAAAATGCCTCATTAAGACGAAATAACATTTATAAGTCACAGTGGACTATTCGttgtgtttatttagaaaattatttcacaaaatccaagccgaagaacagacatttaatctggaaagtcaagttattcaattaaacaatagcagacagaacagcaggctgaatagatgtctgtacattaaaagtaatattatcatttatttaaatgataaactatagcatacagaacttacctggTAGGTTGAATCGGCTAAATTAGCCGAACAAGCCAACTAGCGTGAAGTTCGCATACTcatcattccacatcactgaatcataaatgtcaaaattaattcatactgacttacaaggcgcacctgactataagacgCAGTACAAGCCAAGTTATGAAAAGAAAACGCGGCTTATAGACCGAAAAATATGGTACTACCATTGTCAAAATGTAAAATGCTTTAGTGGCTAAAATTTCATAATTACTCTTCAAGGTGTTTTTGACAAGCGACAGAACATTTTGTTAATTCCTTGGGCAGCCACAGTATAATTTTGTTGGTCCAGATTCATGAatattgagaaaaaaaaattttttggttGGGATGTTGTAACACAGGCATCGTTTTAAAAGATGCATAAACAAACAGTTTGACTGAAAGATTTTCTTACCTGTTAGAGCGCACCAGATCACTCCATCTTTGTGCTGCACGCCTGTGCCCACAACCCCACCGGTACAGATCCCACTCAGGACCAATGGAAAAAGATCGCTGACATCATGAAGGTGAGAGCCTAAAAATAATCAGAGTTGATGGTACAAAAATACATCTTATTGTCTGTAATctaacaaaaatgcatttaagcaCAACCTGCAATTACAACCTACTGTTGTCTAAATGTAAACTCATGATGGTTTTAAAAGTATGAAGTAATTTTGCATACACAAAGCCAACTGGGTTATTATCATAATTGTAAAATACTGGACCCTGAAAGCTGTCAAAGAAGTCACCAATAGAGTTGTATTTCACTAAAACACTTCTTTATTGAGATAAATGGTGGAAGACTATAATatcaataatttatttatttggattGCGTTGATTGCATTTGAGTCAACACGACTGACTGACTTTAAATAATATTGAGAAACATTGTTATGTCCTTCATCCatccttttctttctttccagCGGAAGAATCTTTTTGCCTTCTTTGATTCAGCCTATCAGGGTTTTGCCTCAGGAGATTTAGATAAAGACGCATGGGCTGTTCGCTACTTTGTGTCTCAGGGTTTTGAATTGTTCTGTGCCCAGTCGTTCTCCAAGAACTTTGGCCTGTACAGTAAGTGATTCGATGAAAACATGGAGGATAAATTACGTTTTATgctgtttgtgttttaatattCAATAATGATCCCATCAGATGAGAGAGTTGGAAATCTGACTGTGGTAGCCAAAGACCAAGAGAACTTGAACCGCGTCCTCTCTCAAATGGAGAAGATCGTTCGTATCACGTGGTCCAACCCTCCGTCTCAGGGCGCACGCTTGGTTGCCATTACGCTCAACAGCCCGGAGCTCTTTGCTGAATGGTAAACTCAAATAAAGTTAGATCTAATTTACCAAGGGTTGCAAAATTATGGGAGTTTTCAAACCTGGAAACTTTCAATGggaattaatgggaataaactgggaatttAAAAATAGCTCAACGGTAAACTCAAATAAAGTTAGATCTAATTTACCAAGGGTTGCCAAATTCTAGGTGTTTTTAAGCTTGAAAACTTTCAATGGGAATGAActgtgaattaaaaaaaaaaaaaatgctgaacGTTAAACTCAAATAAAGTTAGATCTAATTTACCAATGGTTGCAAAATTATGGGAGTTTTTAAGCATGGAAACTTTCAATGGGAATTAATGGGTATAAACTgggaatttgaaaaaaattgcTGAATGGTAAACTCAAATAAAGTTAGATCTAATTTAACAAGGGTTGCAAAATTATGGGAGTTTTTAAGCCTGAAACTTTCAATGggaataaactgggaatttGAAAAAATAGCTGAACGGTAAACTCAAATAAAGTTAGATCTAATTTACCAAGGGTTGCCAAATTCTGGGAGTTTTTAAGCCTGGAAACTTTCAATGGGAATGAACtgggaatttgaaaaaaaaatgctgaacGTTAAACTCAAATAAAGTTAGATCTAATTTACCAAGGGTTGCAAAATTATGGGAGTTTTTAAGCCTGGAAACTTTCAATGggaattaatgggaataaactgggaatttgaaaaaaaattgctgAATGGTAAACTCAAATAAAGTTAGAACTAATTTACCAAGGGTTGCAAAATTATGGGAGTTTTTAAGCCTGGAAACTTCAAATGggaattaatgggaataaactgggaatttGAAAAAATTGCATAGTTGCAATATAACAGGAAACTTAAATGTAGTTAAAAAACATTCCTCAATCCTTCCGAAatcttttatatatatttttgatcaaataaataGATCCACATTTTGATGAGCGTAAGTATCAGGattcaaaaattaaataaagtttagtttcgcgtgcccacgtgaaactatcgcatttAGTTATGCGTGtgcacgtgaaagcgaaagtttcacgtggcTACGAGAAATGTTCACGTGTGCACGAGAAaatttcacgtgagcacatgaaactaaactttagattttttttactccaatgtcaccttaggggctcggtatgtctgcttatgaccaaacaaaatgtttatttatgtttgtatatgatacATTTCCCTACATTTCCAATTCATTCCCATAAAGTTTCCAAATtttaatatttccaaaattccccatATTAAGTTcacatggaaagtttccagatATTTACCAGAAATTTTCGGCCCCTTTGCAAATCTTAATTTACCTCAATATGAGACATTTTAGTTACAGGTTTCATGAGATTTACTCTGTAAATAAATACGTTTGCTTGGTTAGGGGTGAACACAGTTTGACGTTTTAAATCTTTCTGTAGGAAGGACAATGTGAAGACCATGGCAGACAGGGTGCTGTTGATGCGCGCTCAGCTGAAGGAGAAGCTGAAATCTCTAGGAACTCCAGGAACTTGGGAGCATATCACCGAACAGATTGGCATGTTCAGCTTCACAGGACTCAACCGTAAGCACAGATCTTCCCTTCTCTGCATCTGTTCATTCACATGCCAGTATTAGAAATGTCTTTGGCTTGTGTAATCTAATGTGAAGGATTGTACAACAGTAGATGTACTGTTCACATTTAAGTACTTGTACAGTCACCTTCTGGTTGTCCATCTTGGTGTAGCAGGAAGCAATTAGGCAGAAAGTTTGACAAAAAGTTGCTTTCCATTgcactttttttaaagtcacaatgaaatggaAGTAGTGAAGTACCAACCAGAGCATCATACAAAGACTGATAAACAAACAACAACTACTGTAAAGCCCTTAGCTAAAGCAGTGCTGCCAAGTGCCCACTTTACTATAAATGCTTTGGTGGACACAGGGCCTTTACTGTAAAATGCATTTGATATCCATACAGTTTTTAGCACATAGAAACATATTGTTGTTTTAGCTCAACTGGCAGTGTATATCAAAGGTCATGGGTCGATCCCAGTGCatgcatacttataaaaagagaaatgcataaatgttaaaccaatttacaatttttgttttgttttacagCTAAGCAAGTGGAATATATGATCAAAGAAAAGCACATTTATCTAATGGCAAGCGGTCGCATCAACATGTGTGGCCTCACCTCCAAAAACATCGACTATGTGGCCGAGTCCATTCATGAAGCCGTCACTAGAGTCCAATAAACACCTCCATCACACctcgtgcgtgtgtgtgtgtgtccacaGAAACATAAGTgcacatagacacacacacacacacacacttttgcTGGTCTAAATATTCAACTCTCTTAATTGTAAGCAATCCCAAAAAAAGGTATACACAGTCTTGTTCCCCTTCGCCTTTTCCTGCTGTATGTTTTTCAGAAGAAAGCACCTATAAATATTCTCTGTATCATTCATTTGACATCTTGTGTGTGTTAATAAGCACTTTGTGGTGGTTTGAGAGGATTTCAATCAAGTGACATTTTCTGGATTTCTCGAATCTGAAGGTCCACCATGATTTCGAGATATTGTGCTACATGTATTCCTTAGGTTGTGACAAACTGTTATCATGTTAAGTTGTATTGACGAGTCTGAGCAGATCAAGCCCTGACTTAACTCATTCATTTCTTGTTGCTGAAAGATTGTATTAAATGCACAACTGAAGGATAATGTGCGTGGCGTATggtatactgtatgtgtctCTGTATGCATGGTTTAAAACGTCAACATGCACATGAAGACGCTCTAGATAAATGACCAGGGGCATTAAACTGACTAGCACAGGTAATTGTTATATTTGTTGTCTGCtgttaaaactttatttaaagcaacattTCACACTGAAGTCATAGTTTGGGATTCACCTTCTTTACTGTCATTAATTGTCTCATTGTTGAGCCACTTTGATATTCCATCAAAAATAGAAAGTCGTCATTTAaagtttaattcatttaaaatgtacaaaGAAAGCACCAAGAAACACTTTGCTGATAACTGTGCAgtgaattatacaaaaaaacatgatttggGCTTTTTCTGGAAACCGTTTTGTGAAGTCCTCTGGCATTGCTTTGCCCTTTATTTTGATGTCTGCTTTCAACTGTGTATTTTCTGATTCTTGTCCATCTTTTTGAATGTGATCAGGCTCAATGGCGTAATGTAGGTTTATTGAATATTCAACCAAAGTCCAAGTACAGTCACTCTCCTGGCCGGCTTAGTCTTGTAAGATCAAACCTTTAAGACTCCTCAAACTCATTTTAAgtgcattgaaataaattatgaacatgTGACATGTcctgttttttttacatcattttgttcctgtatagctcagtggttgagcattgcgttagcaatgTTATTGTAATTTAATTGTTGCAGAGGAATATCGGATATGGTTGGATGAGAACGGGCTTGAGGTTCAGCACCTAAACTATATGAGCACTTTGAAAGAATGTGTTCAGCCTCAAAATAACAGCCAGCAAAGGTTATCATCCTAAAATAGCCCAGCAGACCTCTATGAACTTTTCACTCATGCAACTTAAATCAAATTTTGACTCGTAGAGTATTTATTTGGTGACAATAAaacttacatttattcatttagcagatgcttttatccaaaccaTTCAACATTTTGCATTGCAGCCAAACATTGCTCTTAATTAAGCCGATTTACTACAAGTCATCCCTAAGGgcgcataacgattaatcacaactaatattaatatgtatatgctatgtatttatatttatgtataatataaattatatgcacatgtacatttttttaattgtgtatatatattatatatttattatacacagtacacacaaatatatgatgtaaacaaaaacttttattctgcaaacgattagttgtgattaattgttatgcagccttaggggttgtgtacaccaaaactttaaCGCCCGCGGCCggtgcatgttttcaattgtttccaatggaagctcggcgtttttcaaataagccagcagctagcgggttttttccacgctgaaaaccggcgctcggcggtttttccgcACTCGGTggtgagcgtcgagagttgaaagaaattcaactttgggagaaaagctccgctcgtcaatgtcagttctcacatggccgcccaatcacagtagaggaggggtgggacatttccacagcaaccaaccggctcgcagctgaagtatcacagctaccaaagtgctcagctgaagaaagctggcactcagctgaaaaacagctggcattcggcatcctcaaggcgttttcagccgcgtttaaaagttttggtgtgtccagccccttaggggttgtgtacaccaaaacttttacgcccgcggccggcgcatgttttcaattgtttccaatggaagctcggcgtttttcaaataagccagcagctagcgggttttttttcgcactgaaaaccggcgctcggcggttttcacgcgctcggcgctgagagtCTAGAGTtaaaagagattcaactttgggagaaaagctccgctcgtcaacgtcagttctcacacggccgcccaatcacagtggagcaggggcgggacattaccacagcaaccaaccggctcgcagctgaagtatcacagctaccaaagtgctcagctgaagaaagctggcactcagctgaaaaacagctggcattcggcgtcctcaaggcgttttcagccgcgtttaaaagttttggtgtgtccagccccttaggctgcagtcacaccaaaagcgctttaaacgcttgcaaacgcaaggcgcgacgcactgcctttaaaaaaaaaaaaaaagtgcgacgcggcttttcatattgctaagcaaccaccgagtcagctgtcttgtcaatcaaatattgaagcctgagcgctcttttgctgttaactgtcatatcagcagaaactttaaaaagaggacgcttgctctgaccttgttaaaggatgagaggtgcacaaacacacaggagagagtgagcgagtggtgtccggttcttcaaagcaactgtaaacttccctcaccacaacgtaaggcccgcctctcccctcattcgattggacaatggaaagacacgaatgacgtcgggcgcttctccgctctcagcgctcctttaaaaaacgcgtgcgcggcaggcggcaaaaaaccgcaaggcgctcagcgcgcataaacagcgcacaaacgcgccctgcccatagaatatcattcaaaaaaggcgcctgcaactgccataaacgcttttggtgtgactggccccttagtcagtgttggggaaagttacttttaaaagtaatgcattacaatataaagttactccacaaaaaagtaactaattgcgttacttagttacttttcatggaaagtaatgcttacgttacttttaagttacttttgcgttactttttctaaCTTTGCTAAAGCTTTATCTCTTTCAGGCATTGCAGGTGTTTttacgtaagggataatgtagaggcagccggtagttatcgcaaaataagccccgacagtgtgatcaggtcttgtatcacactgaaggggcttattttgcgataactaggctgcctgtacattatcccgcttattacacggctacttgccacataaggaaaaaaaactggacatgaatatgaatttggaaaattttattggcatatttgtttttaataaacattctTATCTTTCCGCGAAACGATATAATACCACCATTGTTAATTGTGGTTGTctagtgtttgtcacaagatggcgccaaacagtaatctttattggcgcggagcgatttaaatcgttcaagtagtaccggctatgcgttattactttggagcggttattatttgaaaagaacgaacctgcaaatgtctcaactgaccaatcagaatcaagcattccagagagccatgTAATAAGATGTTTTAAGAAgttttgcattcagaaattgtatatttccatcgcaaaaatgtcaaactCTGGCCTGTCATCtctgtttctgactcaaactatTCCCGCTTGGGCGCGCACGCATAATGTGCATAATTGTACGtgaatatgttcagtttaattcagtacataaatatattaaatcaaattaattaaactgaaaagtaacttgcactacttttaaaaaaaagtaactcaaatattaatgtgtatatttataaagtaatatgttactttactagttacttcagaaaagtaatataaCGCAATGCACGTtattgtaatgcgttacccccaacattGGCCTTAGTCCTCTGTATATACATGTATAAATTGCTTTAGTGTTGTCTTTGAACAAAGACTAACCTTTGAAAGATATAAGCAAGTGAAAATCAGTACATAACAAATACATATTTGAGTCAAATCTCAGTTTATTGGTAGTGTAGTGGTATTTTCATTCAAAAATAACACATCAAGACATAAGATATTCTTATTTATAGCATTTCTATCCTTATATTAGAGGATCAATTTTATTTGTAAAGTCGTACACAATTTATTAGATGCTTTTAAATAGAAGTCTTTGTAAACTCTGTAGAAACATATATCTATCCTTTGGCTAACCCACTGTACATAGAGCAAGTGCTAGAGAGATTTGCTTGCTTTATCAAATACCCACAGTTTAAGGCTAATACGTGTCAAGAGAGAGAAAGTATTAGTGAGGTTTAATGGATTTTGTCCATGTGTACACCCCAGCTGAGTCAGCGAGTAATACATCTATTGATTTGTTTGTTTGGGGGTTGATCCAGACGTCTGCATGCGTAATGTTTCTTCCTGCAATGCAGTATCATGACGTCCGAGTGCCACCGCCTCTCTCTCAGCGTGTGCTCTCTTTGTACAGCGGGTTGAGCTCACAGTATTGCACAACAAAAACTGTCCAAGTGGCCTGACGGCAAGCAGGCTCGTTCAGTTCAATTTCGATAATCAAGATGCCAAACCTTTATAAAAGAGAATATATATAATCTGCAGCTCAGTTATTGCTATTCAATTTTACAAGTAATAAATATCAGAGGGAAATATATCAAGGGCTTTGTGCTTAGACTCCCTCATGGTGTCATAGGTCACTGTTAGCTGAGCTCAGAGACAAACTGCGTCTCACTTATCACTGGTTGAAACCTAAAGCCCAACAGTCCATATATATCACCAGTATCTGCTGAACGCATGcacgagagagagaaagagagtggtATTAACTTTGACATACTCATTAAAAAAGCCTTCCATGCATAAAACATCCAAGCCCCTATATTTATAATCCCCTGTGCCTGGCATAATGTAATCATGTGACTTGTTGGCAGGGACAAGCTGAATGGTTAATTTTTTATGACCACGGCATGCTGGGAAAGTGATGGCAGTGAACCAGTAATGGCTGAAATACGCTATCATTTACAAGAGGGGTGAAACTTGGAGACTGTAGGATAAAGTTTAAATATCAACATGCAGTTGAGAGAGAATGCAAGTGAGGAGTAAATCACTAATTCTggcattttcataaaaaaagttCTTTCAAAATTATAGTTTTGGATATTGCTTTGTTAATGTCTGAGGTGATATTTATTTAGTATCAAGTTTTTTCAA
It encodes the following:
- the got1 gene encoding aspartate aminotransferase, cytoplasmic, with translation MSIFSEVPAAAPVAVFKLTADFREDPSASKVNLGVGAYRTDDSQPWVLPVVRKVEKMIADDHSLNHEYLPILGLPEFRSSASKIALGADSPAISEKRVGAVQCLGGTGALKIGAEFLRRWYNGTDNTKTPVYVSAPTWENHNAVFSNAGFEDIRPYKYWDAGKRGLDQAGLLGDLESAPDHSIFVLHACAHNPTGTDPTQDQWKKIADIMKRKNLFAFFDSAYQGFASGDLDKDAWAVRYFVSQGFELFCAQSFSKNFGLYNERVGNLTVVAKDQENLNRVLSQMEKIVRITWSNPPSQGARLVAITLNSPELFAEWKDNVKTMADRVLLMRAQLKEKLKSLGTPGTWEHITEQIGMFSFTGLNPKQVEYMIKEKHIYLMASGRINMCGLTSKNIDYVAESIHEAVTRVQ